A window of the Hordeum vulgare subsp. vulgare chromosome 5H, MorexV3_pseudomolecules_assembly, whole genome shotgun sequence genome harbors these coding sequences:
- the LOC123451996 gene encoding fatty acyl-CoA reductase 1-like, whose product MDAGAVAGCLRNKTVLVTGSTGFLGKLMVEKILRVQPDVKKVYLLVRAPDAASAEQRILTQVLGKDLFNTLREKHGLAGFQKLIKEKIVPLAGDVGTRNFGLDSSRSDDLYQEIDVIIHGAATTSFYERYDVALASNALGAQYGCEFAKKCPNLKLLLHVSTAFVAGTQEGLLLEKALKMGETLRPGYHLDIEAELQLVEKVKAELAEAKSGSSDQSSEKTAMKELGLKRACHFGWPNVYTFTKAMGEMLLEQQRGDLPVVIIRPTMVTSTYQDPFPGWIEGARTIDALIVAYNEQAFPCFVGDLKDTMDAVPADMVVNATLVAMAVHWNEKGQVIYHVSSAIRNPLTGQVFEDACWDYFSIHPRVLENGKPLENRRPYLFKRFAYFRAYLILMYKLPLEMLHAVSLLFCGLFSQYYNKHNRRYTFLMLLVKLYAPYAFFKGCFDDTNLTRLRKEAKMDGKDGSLFNFDPKSMDWHSYLLNVHVPAVLMYGRKNKGSV is encoded by the exons ATGGACGCTGGCGCGGTGGCTgggtgcctccggaacaagaccgTCCTCGTCACCGGCTCAACTGGCTTCCTCGGAAAAT TGATGGTGGAGAAGATACTGAGAGTACAGCCAGACGTGAAGAAGGTCTACCTTCTGGTGCGCGCGCCGGATGCCGCCTCCGCCGAGCAGCGTATCCTGACCCAG GTGCTAGGGAAGGACCTGTTCAATACCCTGCGGGAAAAGCATGGGCTTGCTGGCTTCCAGAAGCTGATCAAAGAGAAGATAGTTCCTCTCGCCGGAGACGTCGGGACTCGCAACTTTGGGCTCGACAGCTCCAGATCTGACGACCTGTATCAGGAGATCGATGTTATCATCCATGGGGCTGCAACAACTAGCTTTTATGAAAG GTACGATGTTGCTTTGGCATCGAATGCATTAGGAGCCCAATATGGATGCGAATTTGCAAAGAAGTGTCCTAATCTGAAATTGTTGCTTCATGTTTCCACTG CTTTTGTAGCTGGTACTCAAGAAGGACTTTTACTGGAGAAAGCACTCAAGATGGGTGAAACACTACGGCCTGGTTACCACTTGGACATTGAAGCTGAGTTGCAGCTGGTTGAGAAGGTGAAGGCTGAACTTGCAGAGGCTAAGAGTGGTAGTTCAGACCAATCATCAGAGAAGACAGCCATGAAAGAACTTGGCTTAAAGAG GGCTTGCCATTTTGGATGGCCAAATGTATATACATTTACCAAGGCTATGGGGGAGATGTTACTTGAGCAGCAGAGGGGAGATCTTCCTGTCGTTATTATTCGACCGACCATGGTAACCAGCACTTACCAAGATCCATTTCCTGGGTGGATAGAAGGGGCGAG GACAATTGATGCTCTGATTGTCGCCTACAATGAACAAGCATTCCCATGTTTCGTAGGTGATCTCAAAGACACAATGGATGCT GTTCCTGCAGATATGGTGGTAAATGCAACACTGGTAGCCATGGCTGTTCACTGGAATGAGAAAGGGCAAGTCATTTACCACGTGAGCTCAGCAATCCGAAATCCTTTGACCGGTCAAGTTTTTGAGGATGCATGCTGGGATTACTTCTCCATCCATCCTCGTGTACTAGAGAATGGGAAACCCCTCGAAAACAGAAGGCCATACCTGTTCAAGAGATTCGCTTACTTTCGTGCATATCTGATCCTGATGTATAAACTACCACTTGAG ATGTTGCATGCAGTGAGCCTATTATTCTGTGGGTTGTTTTCCCAATATTATAACAAGCACAACCGAAGATACACCTTCTTAATGCTCTTGGTCAAGTTGTATGCACCATATGCCTTCTTCAAAGGATG CTTTGATGACACAAACTTAACAAGGTTGAGGAAGGAAGCAAAGATGGACGGCAAAGATGGTAGCCTCTTCAACTTCGACCCCAAATCTATGGACTGGCACTCATATCTCTTGAACGTCCACGTCCCAGCGGTCCTAATGTACGGCCGCAAAAATAAGGGAAGCGTATAG